In Phyllostomus discolor isolate MPI-MPIP mPhyDis1 chromosome 3, mPhyDis1.pri.v3, whole genome shotgun sequence, a single genomic region encodes these proteins:
- the LHX2 gene encoding LIM/homeobox protein Lhx2 isoform X1: MLFHSLSGPEVHGVIDEMDRRAKSEAPAISSAIDRGDTETTMPSISSDRAALCAGCGGKISDRYYLLAVDKQWHMRCLKCCECKLNLESELTCFSKDGSIYCKEDYYRRFSVQRCARCHLGISASEMVMRARDLVYHLNCFTCTTCNKMLTTGDHFGMKDSLVYCRLHFEALLQGEYPAHFNHADVAAAAAAAAAAKSAGLGAAGANPLGLPYYNGVGTVQKGRPRKRKSPGPGADLAAYNAALSCNENDAEHLDRDQPYPSSQKTKRMRTSFKHHQLRTMKSYFAINHNPDAKDLKQLAQKTGLTKRVLQVWFQNARAKFRRNLLRQENTGVDKSTEAALQTGTPSGPASELSNASLSPSSTPTTLTDLTSPTLPTVTSVLTSVPGNLEGHEPHSPSQTTLTNLF, translated from the exons ACCATGCCGTCCATCAGCAGTGACCGAGCTGCGCTGTGCGCCGGCTGCGGGGGCAAGATCTCCGACCGCTACTACCTGCTGGCGGTGGACAAGCAGTGGCACATGCGCTGCCTCAAGTGCTGTGAGTGCAAGCTCAACCTGGAGTCGGAGCTCACCTGTTTCAGCAAGGATGGAAGCATCTACTGCAAGGAAGACTACTACAG GCGGTTCTCTGTGCAGCGCTGTGCCCGCTGCCACCTGGGCATCTCCGCCTCGGAGATGGTGATGCGGGCTCGGGACTTGGTTTACCACCTCAACTGCTTCACGTGCACCACGTGTAACAAGATGCTGACCACGGGCGACCACTTCGGCATGAAGGACAGCCTGGTCTACTGCCGCTTGCACTTCGAGGCACTGCTGCAGGGCGAGTACCCCGCGCACTTCAACCACGCCGACGTGGCGGCCGCggcagctgcagctgctgcagccaaGAGCGCAGGGCTGGGTGCAGCCGGGGCCAACCCGCTGGGTCTTCCATACTACAATGGTGTGGGCACGGTGCAGAAAGGGCGGCCGAGGAAGCGCAAGAGCCCTGGCCCCGGGGCGGATCTGGCGGCCTACAACGCTG CGCTGAGCTGCAACGAGAACGACGCGGAGCACCTGGACCGCGACCAGCCCTACCCGAGCAGCCAGAAGACGAAGCGCATGCGCACTTCCTTCAAGCACCACCAGCTTCGGACCATGAAGTCTTACTTTGCCATTAACCACAACCCCGACGCCAAGGACTTGAAGCAGCTCGCGCAAAAGACCGGCCTCACCAAGCGGGTCCTCCAG GTCTGGTTTCAGAACGCCCGGGCCAAGTTCAGGCGCAACCTCTTACGGCAGGAAAACACGGGTGTGGACAAGTCGACGGAGGCGGCGCTGCAGACAGGGACTCCATCGGGGCCGGCCTCGGAGCTCTCCAACGCCTCGCTCAGCCCCTCCAGCACGCCCACCACCCTCACAGACTTGACTAGCCCCACCCTGCCAACTGTGACGTCGGTCTTAACTTCTGTGCCTGGCAACCTGGAGGGCCATGAGCCTCACAGCCCCTCACAAACGACTCTTACCAACCTTTTCTAA
- the LHX2 gene encoding LIM/homeobox protein Lhx2 isoform X2 yields the protein MLLLLERRAPRNLCWAQFGIQNRGLPKWEVLQTMPSISSDRAALCAGCGGKISDRYYLLAVDKQWHMRCLKCCECKLNLESELTCFSKDGSIYCKEDYYRRFSVQRCARCHLGISASEMVMRARDLVYHLNCFTCTTCNKMLTTGDHFGMKDSLVYCRLHFEALLQGEYPAHFNHADVAAAAAAAAAAKSAGLGAAGANPLGLPYYNGVGTVQKGRPRKRKSPGPGADLAAYNAALSCNENDAEHLDRDQPYPSSQKTKRMRTSFKHHQLRTMKSYFAINHNPDAKDLKQLAQKTGLTKRVLQVWFQNARAKFRRNLLRQENTGVDKSTEAALQTGTPSGPASELSNASLSPSSTPTTLTDLTSPTLPTVTSVLTSVPGNLEGHEPHSPSQTTLTNLF from the exons ACCATGCCGTCCATCAGCAGTGACCGAGCTGCGCTGTGCGCCGGCTGCGGGGGCAAGATCTCCGACCGCTACTACCTGCTGGCGGTGGACAAGCAGTGGCACATGCGCTGCCTCAAGTGCTGTGAGTGCAAGCTCAACCTGGAGTCGGAGCTCACCTGTTTCAGCAAGGATGGAAGCATCTACTGCAAGGAAGACTACTACAG GCGGTTCTCTGTGCAGCGCTGTGCCCGCTGCCACCTGGGCATCTCCGCCTCGGAGATGGTGATGCGGGCTCGGGACTTGGTTTACCACCTCAACTGCTTCACGTGCACCACGTGTAACAAGATGCTGACCACGGGCGACCACTTCGGCATGAAGGACAGCCTGGTCTACTGCCGCTTGCACTTCGAGGCACTGCTGCAGGGCGAGTACCCCGCGCACTTCAACCACGCCGACGTGGCGGCCGCggcagctgcagctgctgcagccaaGAGCGCAGGGCTGGGTGCAGCCGGGGCCAACCCGCTGGGTCTTCCATACTACAATGGTGTGGGCACGGTGCAGAAAGGGCGGCCGAGGAAGCGCAAGAGCCCTGGCCCCGGGGCGGATCTGGCGGCCTACAACGCTG CGCTGAGCTGCAACGAGAACGACGCGGAGCACCTGGACCGCGACCAGCCCTACCCGAGCAGCCAGAAGACGAAGCGCATGCGCACTTCCTTCAAGCACCACCAGCTTCGGACCATGAAGTCTTACTTTGCCATTAACCACAACCCCGACGCCAAGGACTTGAAGCAGCTCGCGCAAAAGACCGGCCTCACCAAGCGGGTCCTCCAG GTCTGGTTTCAGAACGCCCGGGCCAAGTTCAGGCGCAACCTCTTACGGCAGGAAAACACGGGTGTGGACAAGTCGACGGAGGCGGCGCTGCAGACAGGGACTCCATCGGGGCCGGCCTCGGAGCTCTCCAACGCCTCGCTCAGCCCCTCCAGCACGCCCACCACCCTCACAGACTTGACTAGCCCCACCCTGCCAACTGTGACGTCGGTCTTAACTTCTGTGCCTGGCAACCTGGAGGGCCATGAGCCTCACAGCCCCTCACAAACGACTCTTACCAACCTTTTCTAA